The Brassica oleracea var. oleracea cultivar TO1000 chromosome C6, BOL, whole genome shotgun sequence genomic interval CGACATATTCATGATAGATTCAGAAGTGATTATCTCCTTGTTTTCTCAAAAGTAAACAGACATAGTACAAAATTAAAGACCAAGTAAGCGAACCAAAATCAAAGAAACTCTACTCTGGGGTTTCTTCTAGAGACTCTAAACACTTCCAAAACCTCAAATCAACCAGGCTGCCTTTGCATCTGATCAATTCTCTACTTTTTTGTCACAATAATTCTCTACTTATACTCATCAAAAGACCAATGTTATGTGACACACAGTTAGTTACACCGGTTATGGCATGATGCAACTTCTAAACTGTCTATCTTCTTTAGCCAGACATATTTGCATACATGTATAAACAGAAATATCAGATATTCATTCCTACTAGAGGTCTCAGCAGGCAATAATTCTCCCAATATGCTCTATCAATGAGATGGATGATGATTCTTACCCTGAATCTTGTCTTGGTTCCTCATATGACCAACGTCTCATTACAGCTATGAGTGTATGTGGTTTCACCAAGCTGGTGATCACCAACATGATGAATGGAAAAACACTACACAATAATCTAACTTCAAGATTAGTCAGTCACTCCTAAGATCATCATTGACAAGTGAGTTTCCATAAAAATCTTTCATAACAACATATAGTAGATTGGTTCCATACTTCTTATCCATTCCTTTGTATAAACTCTCCAGTCACTTGAGGGTGAAAGCTAAAACCAACCTACATCCAAACTCGGATGAGAACTGAGAAGAGTGAGATGACAATCTCTGGTCCTCGATGGTTCGTTCGCCATGTTCGAATCTTCCTCCGTACTTCTATATCCAGTTCACTTCTGGTCAGTGATGATTAGCTTGTACAACAATCCTGTTTTAACCTGAAACGATGTCGGATTAAGTTAAAAGAAGCTAGTCTAATTCTTTTATTACTTCTGGTTAGTAATTAGCTTGTAGACAACTTTGGGGGTTAATCTAAACGATGTCAGATTATTTGACTTGATAGAAAATTGAACTAAAGATTTGGTGGGTTGAGCCAGGCCCATGCAGCAGTGCAACGCTTGGACGACTCGCGAAAGCCCAGATAGCAAGCTATCTTATTGGGCTTTCACCCTTAAAAAATAGAGTTAATATCGTGTGTTCCGATGGACCACATATCAGATATTAAACTGATAAGAACAGATACTACACTTGATCTTAGCCAAAAGGCCGAGAAAGGTATGATTTGTATGGATGGACTCGGCTTCATTATATAGTGCAAGCTTATGACCACTGCCTCTCTATCTTACCGATGTGGGACGTTTATAACAAAATCTCTTTGCGTAACTATAAGAAACGCAAGCAATACGACGCCGGTTGAGTCTCCCTCCATTGTTTTCTTCTTCGGTTTAGCCTGAAGGGTTGATTTCATCGGTTTGGTTATCCGGTTCTGGTCACAGATTTTGAAGATGATCCCAAATGCTCTGCAGTGAAGCAATAAGTTTTCAAGTCAAGATCAAATACAAGGCTATACAGACAAGACTCGAGCACTGTTTCGGTCGTGTTGTCGCTTCCAAGGTCTGAGCTAAAACCTGTAAGGCAGCCAAGGGTTTGCATCCATTGGAATCATCACGAAAGCTTAAAGATTTGCAAAACTGATGATGATTCTTTTTTAATTCATAGTTGAATGAGTATAGGAACAGTTCAAGGGAGACTTCCAATAGTTAAACATGTTGAGTAATGGAATGCATTAAAGCTCCTATGTATTCAACTACAGTTACAGCCAATGCAGCAGATAGAACGTCCCAGAGTCTCCTGTTTCTCTTATAAACGTAGAAAATGCAGTTGCAGAGTCGAATCTCACCACGAGAAAGAGCAGTTTCATGGGGGAGATCTTTCTGTTTCTCCCGACTTTTCACTAGAAGCTTAGTCCTGAGCGCTTGTATTAGTCTTGTACGTATGGAACTTTATTACTTTAAGAGCAGGATGGTGAGAATCTAATCTGCACCCACAACCAAGCTCCTGCTTGTTGTCCACAACATTCTCCTGAAGAATGCAAAAGCCACACTTGATTGGATACTGGAAAGATGGACTCAGCATAAGGTTTTCTTAAAAGTGTGGTAAAGGGAATGCTTCCATAAGAATCTGATGCAAGTGATGGGCATAAGGACCTTACAACTACTTAGCTCACTATGGCATTTTGGTTTTGTTATGAAAGCATTTGTGTTCCCAAGCCTCTGCTTATTTGTTAAAGTGAGAAGAGTAATATGAAGTTCCTGGTCTTGTGAATCTCTTTGGCACCGCCTGGTTTAAAGTCAAGCTTGGCTGTTGCAGAACATATAGCAAACAGATTAAATTTAAGATAATGTTCTACAATTGAGAACAAAGCTGGCACATAAGTGTAAAGCTTGGCCAATTCAAACAGTTTCCCTTTCTGACTGATCCATTCTTATAAAGTATTGTTGTATTCAAATTCTACAAACTCAAGTTTTCTTCTTCTGTTCATCCACTAAATTTGATACTAAAGAAAAAGATTTGATGCTGCTACAATAACAACTCTGAATGTTTTTAAGAAACTTAACAGCATTGCTCCAAGCCAAGAAACTCTACGGAATGTACAAAGAAACAAAGCTGTTTTCCTCTCTCTTTTTTTTTATATATAAGCAAACCGACAAAAGTGTAAAAAAGTTTTGAGATCAGAAAGGAGCTGAGCTTGTTCGTCTGAGCTGCCGCTTGGGATCAGGCGGTGGTGCACTTGGGAGTATCTTCTCTACCTCCTGCAAAGTGAAAAAAAAAGACTAAAATAATGTTTGTTATGTTGTGTCTTATGAGCCCAACGACTCAAACAAGAATCAAAGAAACAACACAGACATAACCTTGCAGAGGTTGTGTCTAACACTATTTATCATTTATTTTGTTCATGATTTCATTCCTTAATCGTCTATTGTCTACCATGCCTGTCCCCAATTCCATACCCATTCCCTCTAATTCAAATCCATAACTTTATACAAGTTCAATTTTAATACCAATCACAATCAAAAGGGCCAAGGCTGCATAACTTTTTACCTTTTGTCTCCTGAGTCTTTCGTTTTCCTCTTCTAACCGTGAAACTTTGATCTCTAGCTCATGAGTGTAAGCCTGCTCATCAACACACCCAGTGTTAGACAACCAAGACTAAGAAACGACACCGCATTTTCAATTAAAGAAAGTAGCAGTCACCTGTTTCCTAGCTCGAGAACGAGCTGCAGACTCTCTGTTCTTGATCATTCTCTTCTGCTTCCTCTCAACAGTCTTCTCCACAACTTCTCCTGACGCCACCCTCTTCCTTCCTGGCGTTTGTGTATCTGACAAACCACCCATCAAAGAAGCCTGAGACACCATTGCTTGCATGTCTGCAACCGGATATGGCATGAATGACTGAGGCTGTGTCATTGATGGAAGCTGATGATACTGAACCCATGGCCCAACCTGAGCTAAACCAGCACCACCAGGATCGTCATGGTTCGAACCAGGGATAGTCTCAGTCACAACACCTGCTTTCAACAACAAGTACTCAAGCGTCATCTCCCCAAGCGTATGCTGCTTATCTCTCCTCTCGTGAGCACTCCCACCATTCTTATCCTGCTGAATGTCTTTCCAGACCTCCTCAACAGTCTTCTTGCTGAGATCACGCGGCAAAGTCAGACTCCCCTGACGAGAGAGACCTTCGTTGACAGCCGTGGAGGGTGGCTGATTAGGTTCAACAGAGCAGACACTCTTGAGAAGCTCGTCAAGATTCATGCTGCCAAGTGATTTACCAGAACTCCCCAAGTGGGTTTGGACCTCGTCGAGTGTTAAGCTGTAGAGAGAGGAGCCTTGCCTATTCAAGGACTGAGATTTAGGGTCTTCGACAATAACCCTCTGAGAATCCATAAAGCTTAGTAGCTAATAACAAAACCCAACAACCCTAACTGTAACAGTAACCCAGAAACGCTCAGTTCGATAAGAGTTCATCGAATCGAGAAGAAAGTAAACCTTTTTCCAGAATGCAGCAGAGAGACAATGAAACCCAGATAAGTAAACCAGAATGAGAAGAAGTCACTGTGTTGTTGTAGCAATCTGAAAGGGTCTTGGGAACTGCATGCAGTTACTAAACTTGAGAATCACAAGATATGGGTTCTTTTTCTAGCGAGGAAGTTTAATAACCAAAAGAAAAGGAACAATCTTTTGGAAAACGGTTTACGAATTGGAGCTTGAGAAGGATCAGATCTGTACAAGGGAGTCTGTCTTTGAGATTTACAAAGCAAACCTAAACTCCTGTCTCTGTGTGTGTGTGTGTGCGCGCGTGAGTGAGAGAGACTCTCTCTCTTGTTATTTTTTCTCTTTTTTTTGGCGGAGGAGAGAACAAGGGAGAAGAGTTGAAACCTTTTGATTGAGAAAGTGACACTCCAAGCCCGACTGTGCAACTTTTCAATGCGTATCTTTTGAAGAGAGCTTTGTGTTTACTAATTGTGGTTAGTGATTACTTTAACGAAGGTGGGTATCGAGTTTATTCCCTAAACTACATGTCCTCGACGACACTTCAATCAATTCAGCTTTTAGTTTTCTTTTCAGGGCATTTAGAGAGGTTGCAAGGTTGAAACTTTTCCAGGTAAATAAGAAACCCTTCGTAATTCATCCGGTTTTCGATTTTGTGATGTGAACTCACATGTTTCGTTGGTGATGCACACTCTCCCTCTCTCTGTCTTTGATTTTTAATTCTAGCTCACCTGATCTCAAACGGTTAATGCATATGATCTTTCTCTGTCTTTGATTTTTTTTTTGTAGTAGTTAATTGAAAAATTGATCTCTGCCCCACCAAATTTGGCTTAATTTTATCTCTAGAGGAAGACACCAAAATTGACACTATCCCACCATATTTGATGTAATGTGTAACACTATTCATCACACCAAATCTTTAAAATATATATTTTAATATATTTCATTTAAAAATATAGTTTAATTACTATCAAATTTATAATTAAACATAAATAACAGTTCTTATATCAGTCCACTTCAAAGAGAAAGAAGAGAGAGAACGCGTGTGAAGGCAGCCCCGGCGTCCGGTGGTGCATCCGAGCGCTTGCCGGCGCCGGTGGCTCCCTTTTGGTCATTTAAATTCAGTCCTCTGGCTGTGTGCTCCGATCTGTGGTCTCTCTCCGATATACTTGCGGATCTGGGCTAGGGTTTTGCTCTGGGAAAGGCCCCGCTCGTGGTGTGCTTTGAACGGCGGTAACTCCTCTTTCTCTGGCCTCGCGGTGAAGATGTAGGACGGTGGATCGATGTGACAGCCAGCTTTTGAGTTCAGCGTTTGCTCCGGGATATGGAGGCTTTTATAGCTCCATAGTCGCCGACTAAGCTTCCGGGGGGTAGAGCCTCCCTCAGCTCCGCGCCGCTGGCTAAGACTCCGTGAAGGTGGAGGCTTCTATAGATCCAATCGTCTCCGGCTTTGCTACCGAGGGGTGAAGGTTTTCTTTGCCTTGCCTCTTTGGCTTTTGGTTCCCTATATCTGTTTTAGGGTGTGGTTTCGTTTTTTTTTTGTTCATGCGGCGTCGGTTGGGATTCGGTGGATGAGCTCTCGTCGTAGGACGAGAAAAGCTCTCCGGTGAAAGGTGGTTATGGTCTGCGCGATGTTTTTGCTCTGGTGTGTGCTCGAACGGTGACGGATGAGATCTCGTTCTGGCGATTGATTCTCTCCGATAAAGAATACACATGAGTTAAGGCGGTTGCGGTGAAGATGGGTAGAGGGCATGGGGTCCGGTGTGTTCCGGAATCGATGAATGATGATGGTGCTGGGGTGAATCCGGTGAAACGCCGTTGAGGTCGCCGGCGTTTGAGAAGATGAAGAGATCGAGTGACGTGTGTCCTCTGGATTTGAGATCTAGACACGTGTGCTCGAAGGGGT includes:
- the LOC106296252 gene encoding ABSCISIC ACID-INSENSITIVE 5-like protein 2 isoform X2, whose product is MDSQRVIVEDPKSQSLNRQGSSLYSLTLDEVQTHLGSSGKSLGSMNLDELLKSVCSVEPNQPPSTAVNEGLSRQGSLTLPRDLSKKTVEEVWKDIQQDKNGGSAHERRDKQHTLGEMTLEYLLLKAGVVTETIPGSNHDDPGGAGLAQVGPWVQYHQLPSMTQPQSFMPYPVADMQAMVSQASLMGGLSDTQTPGRKRVASGEVVEKTVERKQKRMIKNRESAARSRARKQAYTHELEIKVSRLEEENERLRRQKEVEKILPSAPPPDPKRQLRRTSSAPF
- the LOC106296252 gene encoding ABSCISIC ACID-INSENSITIVE 5-like protein 2 isoform X1 → MDSQRVIVEDPKSQSLNRQGSSLYSLTLDEVQTHLGSSGKSLGSMNLDELLKSVCSVEPNQPPSTAVNEGLSRQGSLTLPRDLSKKTVEEVWKDIQQDKNGGSAHERRDKQHTLGEMTLEYLLLKAGVVTETIPGSNHDDPGGAGLAQVGPWVQYHQLPSMTQPQSFMPYPVADMQAMVSQASLMGGLSDTQTPGRKRVASGEVVEKTVERKQKRMIKNRESAARSRARKQAYTHELEIKVSRLEEENERLRRQKSFFFTLQEVEKILPSAPPPDPKRQLRRTSSAPF